CAACTAATGCAGAATCTGAGAAAATTTTACAAGAGGCTTCTGCTGTTGCTGAAAGTTCAACTGGTGAAATGTTCCCATCTGTTCCATCTGCTAGTAAAGAACAAACAAGCTCTAAATTTTTCTAATTTTCTACAGAATCTCTGCTTTCTTTAATTTGTTTAACTCTATTTCCTTCATCTCCTACGATAGTATCAATACCTGAAAGCTTATCTCTCAAATTATTGATTATTGTAGCTACTTCATCTGCTTCATTTTCTACTTTCATTCTTTTATCTGCTAGTTGCTGAATTCCTCTATTTTCTTCATCAATGTATTCACTAACTTTTTGTAATTTTTCTTTAAGATTTTTGATATCTACTGATTCTTCTTCTATATCTTTTTCAAGCATTGTTCTTTTATCTTTAAGATTTTTTATCATTAAACCCACATAATCAATTGCTTCTTCTAATTTTGCGCGTTTTCCCATTAATTCTCCAATACCTATAGTTGATTCGCTATTTGCTGATGGTTCTACTGATTCTTCTACGCTGACATTCTCTTCAATTCTTTCTTCCATCATTTCCCCTCCTTTTTCTTCTTTGAACTTATCAAACATTTTATGATTTTCTATTGAAATTGGGAATAAAAAGTTATTATGAATCTCAAAGCTGACCTTGTGAATGAATTTTAATCCAATTTTTTAGCCTCATTTTGACACAAATTCTGAGAAAATTCTCATTTTTAGCAAAATTAGGGGATTTTTTTCAGTGAAACGGGCGTTCCGCTTTGTGTTCCGCTATAAAGTTTCAAAATGTTCCTCATTAACAACACCATTCTATACTAATGCATGTCAAAACAACAGTATAGGTCCGAAATGGGCATAATGGGTGATATCTTAGACGTAACTGCCAATGGTGGTCGCGATGGAATCATTGTATCTGCAATCTCTCGAAAAGCCAACCTATCTCACTATGCAGTATTAGACAAATGTGAGAAATTGGTAGAAGCTGGCTTAGTAGAATCAGTCAAAAATGATAGAAATAGAGTCTTTCAAATAACTGAAAAAGGTCTAGGCTTTTTCCAGGAATTCAAAAGATTTCAAAATCTAGTAGAAAGCATGAATCTAAGGTATTGATCTCAATTGAGCCTATTAATCGAACCAATCCAATCGAAAAAATCTCTAGGAGACGAGGGAATACTTTTTGTAAGGAATGACAGTATCTTTGATACAATGGTCAAATTGCCCCTTTTGGTAGCTAGTATGATAGTTGTAGCAGCTTTAATACCAATCCAATCTTCCTTTAGTTCTCCTAGAGATCTTGATCTAATTATTTATGCAGATGGTTCTACTCATGTTTCAACTGAAATTGACGTTGACCCATTTCTAACTGATTATGAAGTAAATCTTTTTGGAAACACTATTGATAATTTAGTTGTGATAGGAGATGATGGTTTTCTCTTAGATGTTGATGTGATAGGCGATACAGCTTTAATCCAAACTTTTGGTTCATCTGTAGTAACTATTGAATATGATATTCATGATTTAGTTTCTAAACAAGGTAGGCTATGGACGTTCTCTTTAGATTCTCCTTCTGATTTTACATTATTACTACCAAAAAATTCTGCTATAGTTGGTATGACAAATTTACCATTGAATATGGAAATAATAAATGAACAAAATCAATTAACATTATCTTCAGGTTCAACTGAAATAGATTATTTTTTTAGTACTAATTTAATTTCAACTCCAATTGAAGAAATAAAAAGTGAAGAAGACAATTTTTTGTATGCAATTGCAGGTGGAATTGCTGCAATTGTTTTAGTTTCTGTTATC
This window of the Candidatus Nitrosomarinus catalina genome carries:
- a CDS encoding winged helix-turn-helix domain-containing protein → MSKQQYRSEMGIMGDILDVTANGGRDGIIVSAISRKANLSHYAVLDKCEKLVEAGLVESVKNDRNRVFQITEKGLGFFQEFKRFQNLVESMNLRY
- a CDS encoding transcriptional regulator, producing the protein MFDKFKEEKGGEMMEERIEENVSVEESVEPSANSESTIGIGELMGKRAKLEEAIDYVGLMIKNLKDKRTMLEKDIEEESVDIKNLKEKLQKVSEYIDEENRGIQQLADKRMKVENEADEVATIINNLRDKLSGIDTIVGDEGNRVKQIKESRDSVEN
- a CDS encoding MarR family transcriptional regulator codes for the protein MVKLPLLVASMIVVAALIPIQSSFSSPRDLDLIIYADGSTHVSTEIDVDPFLTDYEVNLFGNTIDNLVVIGDDGFLLDVDVIGDTALIQTFGSSVVTIEYDIHDLVSKQGRLWTFSLDSPSDFTLLLPKNSAIVGMTNLPLNMEIINEQNQLTLSSGSTEIDYFFSTNLISTPIEEIKSEEDNFLYAIAGGIAAIVLVSVIIFVRNKQKDVKTINEVVTIQKNNNLDLETIFKLKPDLREDDKELVKFIFDNNGEALESELRKNFLQPRTTMWRAVKRLEREGVIEIEKKDLQNLVKLRKNMEEDN